One region of Mucilaginibacter gotjawali genomic DNA includes:
- a CDS encoding type II toxin-antitoxin system PemK/MazF family toxin, translated as MNIRQRDIIEIAFYTGKKPEAHPAIVVSTDAIYEIEGFFCAILLSTKNIFPEFTYEVKPEMINSPRNQRTGYAVCHMVQQFYPEDVITRTGASLKTETFLKVIAKVQAVVFGIGE; from the coding sequence ATGAACATTCGTCAACGGGATATCATAGAAATAGCTTTTTATACCGGTAAAAAACCCGAAGCACATCCTGCAATAGTTGTTTCAACTGATGCCATTTATGAAATTGAAGGCTTCTTTTGCGCTATACTTCTTTCCACTAAAAATATCTTTCCTGAGTTTACTTACGAAGTCAAACCGGAAATGATCAATAGTCCGCGCAATCAGCGAACCGGATATGCTGTATGCCACATGGTTCAGCAGTTCTATCCTGAAGATGTTATTACAAGAACGGGAGCATCCTTAAAAACCGAAACTTTTTTAAAGGTAATTGCCAAAGTTCAGGCAGTAGTTTTCGGCATTGGCGAATAA
- a CDS encoding DUF4097 family beta strand repeat-containing protein has translation MKTFLTLFIVACQSMVALAQDGDNKTPYLTKSLAGDAINSVIVSTSAGGISVSGATGQEPRVEVYIRGNNGHQLSKEEIAKRLEKDYDMDILVNGHELSAMVKNKHNFTNWRESLSISFKIFVPEHVSTDLKTSGGGISLDHLQGNENFVTSGGGLELRSLSGSVHGHTSGGGIDVSNSGEDIDLSTSGGGIIAKNCSGKIRLVTSGGGLILEGLKGDINAHTSGGGIEGSNIEGELVTGTSGGGIDLKHMRCSLEAGTSAGDLTAQMDAVGKYVKLNASSGGIRLSLPVKQGLDLEIRGEGINQHPQNISGFTGNWDKHHINGSVNGGGIPVNAHAEGYIDVKFN, from the coding sequence ATGAAGACTTTTTTAACCTTATTCATCGTTGCCTGCCAGAGCATGGTTGCCCTGGCCCAGGATGGCGACAACAAAACCCCGTATTTAACCAAATCACTGGCCGGCGATGCCATCAACAGCGTAATCGTATCTACTTCGGCGGGTGGTATATCCGTTAGCGGCGCAACCGGGCAGGAGCCAAGGGTGGAAGTTTACATCCGGGGAAATAACGGCCATCAGCTATCGAAGGAAGAGATAGCCAAACGGCTTGAGAAAGATTATGATATGGATATTTTAGTTAACGGGCACGAATTAAGCGCTATGGTAAAAAACAAACATAATTTTACCAACTGGCGCGAATCGCTAAGTATCTCCTTTAAGATATTTGTGCCTGAGCATGTTTCAACCGACTTGAAGACCAGTGGCGGTGGCATTAGCCTGGACCATTTACAAGGGAATGAAAATTTTGTAACCAGCGGAGGTGGCTTAGAACTACGAAGCCTAAGCGGCTCGGTGCATGGGCATACTTCGGGCGGTGGCATTGATGTTTCCAACTCCGGCGAAGATATTGACCTGAGCACCAGCGGCGGCGGCATCATCGCCAAAAATTGCAGCGGAAAGATCAGGCTGGTTACATCGGGTGGCGGTTTGATCCTGGAAGGGCTAAAAGGCGATATTAACGCACATACCAGCGGCGGAGGCATTGAAGGCAGTAATATTGAGGGTGAACTGGTAACCGGCACATCAGGCGGCGGCATCGACCTGAAACACATGCGCTGCAGTTTGGAGGCCGGCACCAGTGCCGGAGACCTGACCGCCCAGATGGATGCAGTAGGTAAATACGTTAAATTGAATGCAAGCTCCGGCGGTATCAGGTTAAGTTTGCCTGTAAAACAAGGCCTTGACCTGGAGATCAGGGGCGAAGGTATCAACCAGCACCCGCAAAATATAAGTGGTTTTACCGGTAACTGGGATAAACACCACATCAACGGCAGCGTAAATGGCGGCGGCATACCGGTTAATGCACATGCCGAAGGTTATATAGATGTGAAATTTAATTGA
- the deoC gene encoding deoxyribose-phosphate aldolase, with translation MDKVTELAKMIDHSLLHPTMTDEDLYQGCLLAKKYNVATVCIKPYAIKEALEWLRGSDVLVCAVIGFPQGNSTTAVKVFETEQACIDGAQEIDMVVNIGKVLGEDWAYVEEEIAAIVAVTKKHKAALKVIFENDFLPDDQFKIKLCEICSKLKVEFVKTSTGYGFVKGGDGKYSYEGATEHDLVLMRIHAAPEVQIKAAGGVRTLDDLLKVKALGVTRVGATATAAMLEEAKKRFGGETPDTAFLNTQVKGGY, from the coding sequence ATGGATAAAGTTACCGAACTCGCCAAAATGATCGACCACTCACTGCTTCACCCTACCATGACGGATGAAGATCTGTACCAGGGCTGCCTGCTGGCCAAAAAATACAATGTGGCAACGGTTTGTATAAAACCTTATGCTATCAAGGAGGCATTGGAATGGCTGCGGGGATCGGATGTGCTGGTATGTGCCGTTATCGGTTTCCCGCAGGGCAACAGCACCACGGCGGTAAAAGTGTTTGAAACAGAACAGGCCTGTATAGATGGCGCGCAGGAAATTGACATGGTAGTAAACATCGGCAAGGTTTTGGGCGAAGACTGGGCTTATGTGGAGGAGGAGATTGCCGCAATTGTGGCCGTCACCAAAAAGCACAAAGCTGCTTTAAAGGTTATTTTTGAAAATGATTTTCTGCCGGATGATCAATTCAAGATCAAACTGTGCGAAATATGCAGCAAGCTGAAAGTGGAATTTGTAAAAACCAGCACTGGTTACGGCTTTGTTAAAGGCGGGGATGGTAAATACTCCTACGAGGGTGCAACTGAACATGACCTGGTGCTGATGCGCATACACGCTGCGCCCGAAGTGCAGATAAAAGCTGCCGGTGGCGTTCGCACGCTGGACGACCTGCTAAAAGTAAAAGCACTGGGTGTTACACGTGTTGGCGCAACGGCTACTGCCGCCATGCTGGAAGAAGCGAAAAAACGTTTCGGCGGTGAAACGCCGGATACTGCATTTTTGAATACGCAGGTTAAAGGAGGGTATTGA
- a CDS encoding PH domain-containing protein — protein sequence MKYPAKKGAFIIYIIIFLLLVSGIAMYDKHIKAFTPAINAGAIICFAVIAIFLWLWFDTFYVIKEEKLYYRSAFIRGSIPIAAIREVDKTSRGYVGMKASIALKGIVIKYNKWDELLISPLNTDELISCLKEINPAIEVKD from the coding sequence ATGAAATATCCTGCCAAAAAGGGAGCATTTATTATTTATATCATTATTTTTTTACTGCTGGTGTCGGGCATCGCTATGTACGACAAACATATTAAAGCTTTTACGCCGGCTATTAACGCCGGTGCGATCATTTGTTTTGCGGTAATTGCCATTTTTTTATGGCTTTGGTTTGATACCTTTTATGTAATTAAAGAAGAAAAGCTGTATTACAGATCGGCATTCATCAGGGGAAGTATCCCCATCGCCGCAATCCGCGAAGTTGATAAAACCAGTCGTGGTTACGTGGGGATGAAAGCCTCCATCGCCCTAAAAGGCATTGTGATCAAATACAATAAATGGGATGAGTTATTGATATCGCCCTTAAATACGGATGAATTGATCAGCTGCCTTAAAGAGATAAACCCGGCGATAGAAGTAAAGGATTAA
- a CDS encoding thiamine pyrophosphate-dependent enzyme produces MAKSVADQLVEMLVNAGVKRIYAVTGDSLNNVNDAVRREGSIQWIHVRHEEAGAYAAGAEAQLNGFACCAGSSGPGHVHLINGLYDANRSGAAVIAIASTISSFEYGTAYFQETNTIKLFDDCSVYNQVATTPKQFPRMMQGAIQAALNQKGVAVIALPGDLTGVDAEESSTAMQLFNPVAEIKPSAADLDQLAALVARHHKITIFCGIGAADAHDEVVAFSQKLNAPVGYSFRAKMDLQYDNPNEIGMTGLLGLPAAYNSMHESDLLILLGTDFPYTQFMPTDCQIVQIEIRPERIGRRAKVSMGLCGSVKDTLKALLPMIGQKKDDSFLKAQLRVYDEVKKKMQTYVDDRGKKGNIHPEFVASLVNELAANDAIFTVDTGMSCVWGSRYIQATGKRKMLGSFNHGSMANAMPQAIGAALACPGRQVIALCGDGGLSMLLGDLATITQYKLPVKIVVFNNRSLGMVKLEMEVAGIPDWQTDMFDPDFALVAQAMGMKGITASDPDDVKQALKEAFMYKGPALVNIMTDPNALAMPPKVEFEQVKGMTLSMAKMMLNGRMDEVLDTVKSNYKHLKDLI; encoded by the coding sequence ATGGCAAAGAGTGTAGCTGATCAATTGGTTGAAATGCTGGTAAATGCAGGGGTAAAAAGAATTTATGCCGTAACGGGCGATAGCTTAAATAATGTAAACGATGCGGTAAGGCGCGAAGGCAGTATCCAATGGATCCATGTGCGGCATGAGGAAGCCGGCGCCTATGCCGCGGGCGCCGAGGCCCAGTTAAATGGTTTTGCCTGCTGCGCGGGAAGCAGCGGCCCCGGCCATGTACATCTCATCAACGGGTTGTATGATGCCAACCGCTCAGGGGCTGCAGTGATCGCCATCGCTTCAACCATTTCCAGCTTTGAATATGGTACAGCATATTTCCAGGAGACCAATACCATCAAATTATTTGACGATTGCAGTGTTTACAACCAGGTGGCTACCACGCCAAAGCAGTTTCCACGAATGATGCAGGGGGCAATCCAGGCGGCGCTGAATCAAAAAGGGGTGGCGGTAATAGCATTACCCGGCGATCTGACGGGAGTTGATGCGGAAGAATCATCCACCGCCATGCAGTTATTTAATCCCGTTGCAGAAATAAAACCATCCGCTGCAGACCTTGATCAGCTGGCCGCGTTAGTTGCCCGTCATCATAAAATAACCATTTTTTGCGGTATTGGCGCTGCTGATGCGCATGACGAGGTGGTAGCATTTTCGCAAAAACTAAATGCGCCGGTAGGCTACTCATTCAGGGCGAAAATGGATCTCCAGTATGATAACCCCAACGAAATAGGGATGACAGGTTTGCTGGGTTTGCCGGCAGCTTACAATAGTATGCATGAATCTGACCTGTTGATTTTATTGGGGACAGATTTTCCATACACCCAGTTTATGCCAACGGATTGCCAAATTGTGCAGATCGAGATCCGCCCTGAACGCATAGGCCGCAGGGCAAAAGTGAGCATGGGACTGTGTGGATCGGTAAAAGATACCTTAAAAGCGTTGTTGCCAATGATTGGGCAGAAAAAAGACGACAGTTTTTTAAAAGCTCAATTAAGGGTATATGACGAGGTAAAGAAAAAAATGCAGACTTATGTGGATGACCGGGGCAAAAAAGGAAATATCCATCCTGAATTTGTGGCCAGCCTGGTAAACGAACTTGCGGCAAACGATGCCATATTTACGGTGGATACGGGCATGTCGTGCGTATGGGGTTCCCGGTATATCCAGGCGACGGGTAAGCGCAAAATGCTTGGGTCATTTAATCACGGGTCTATGGCGAATGCTATGCCGCAGGCTATAGGTGCTGCGCTGGCTTGCCCGGGCAGGCAGGTGATCGCCTTATGCGGCGATGGCGGCTTATCTATGCTGCTGGGCGATCTGGCTACCATCACCCAATACAAACTGCCCGTAAAAATTGTCGTTTTCAATAACCGCTCGCTGGGAATGGTAAAACTTGAGATGGAAGTAGCAGGCATACCCGATTGGCAAACTGATATGTTTGACCCGGATTTTGCCCTGGTTGCCCAGGCAATGGGGATGAAAGGCATCACAGCCAGCGATCCGGATGATGTAAAGCAGGCACTTAAAGAGGCCTTTATGTATAAGGGGCCCGCGTTGGTTAACATCATGACCGACCCTAACGCGCTTGCGATGCCGCCAAAAGTTGAATTTGAACAGGTGAAAGGGATGACCTTATCCATGGCTAAAATGATGCTGAATGGCCGCATGGATGAGGTGCTCGACACGGTTAAATCCAATTACAAACACCTGAAGGATTTAATTTAG
- a CDS encoding energy transducer TonB, with amino-acid sequence MMSEPIKNINLKFNCPVDWNSMEALADGRYCSHCHKKVYDLTNSKQDEFLKLLAENSNNICGRFRQEQMASKHPVLPGWKKWLSAAMVLIGINVFNNKAFAQGSPVKITHQNTKAKEPEIVVGGVGPASPMPEFPGGDAAFAAFLTKNIHYTKNMKNGRVIISFTVSAKGVLTDFKIERGVSPINDNAAINALKLSPKWTPGKLNGKPVDVKYMIPVNFQK; translated from the coding sequence ATGATGAGCGAACCGATAAAAAATATCAACCTGAAATTTAACTGCCCGGTCGACTGGAACAGCATGGAGGCTTTGGCCGACGGCAGATATTGCTCCCACTGCCATAAAAAGGTTTATGATTTAACCAATTCAAAACAGGATGAGTTTTTAAAACTGCTTGCCGAAAACAGTAACAATATCTGCGGCAGGTTCAGGCAGGAACAAATGGCCTCAAAACATCCCGTTTTGCCTGGCTGGAAAAAATGGCTTTCGGCCGCCATGGTTTTGATCGGCATTAATGTTTTCAATAACAAGGCCTTTGCACAAGGATCACCGGTAAAAATAACACATCAAAACACAAAAGCTAAAGAACCTGAAATTGTTGTTGGTGGTGTGGGCCCGGCATCGCCGATGCCAGAATTTCCGGGAGGGGATGCGGCTTTTGCAGCTTTCCTTACCAAAAATATCCATTACACAAAAAATATGAAAAACGGGCGGGTGATCATTTCTTTTACGGTGTCAGCAAAAGGCGTTTTGACGGATTTCAAGATTGAGAGAGGCGTAAGCCCGATTAATGATAATGCGGCCATAAATGCGCTAAAATTATCGCCGAAATGGACACCGGGGAAGCTAAATGGCAAACCTGTAGACGTAAAGTATATGATACCGGTAAATTTTCAAAAATAA
- the ispG gene encoding (E)-4-hydroxy-3-methylbut-2-enyl-diphosphate synthase — protein MNTASIKTLPGRYCNSLTEYSRFVTREVAIGDVPMGGNNPIRIQSMTTTDTMDTIGTVEQSIRMIEAGCEYVRITAPSIKEAKNLAEIKKQLRARGYTAPLVADIHFTPNAAEVAARIVEKVRVNPGNYADKKKFDQIDYTDVEYQGELERIYQKFAPLVKICKEYGTAMRIGTNHGSLSDRIMSRYGDTPQGMVESAMEFMRICETLNYYNLVISMKSSNPQVMVQAYRLLVETMVAEGMNYPLHLGVTEAGDGEDGRIKSAVGIGTLLEDGLGDTVRVSLTEEPEAEAPVAIALVNRYVARSRGTKDHGPWTMDHGQNTPQAHNPYEYKRRATYEANTFIGGHMVPRVVIDLSNKNLKDPAVLNDAGYLYAPLLDKYNMADQSVDFVYLADSLPSFNFPGNLKQLYNYATWLKLADKTMCHPVFTLNEFVNAADRSSALNLVKLKHADIDSDDFGALPFDTSLIFVLETDELHGMADQRAFFFKMEELGLDVPVIIKRDYSFESESPKVRKSESLEVQDDKKVSPPMGGGDLEGAATRLQLYSATDLGALLVDGFGDGIWIDAPEVETKVITSTAFGILQATRSRISKTEYISCPSCGRTLFDLMETTQMIRSRTSHLKGLKIGIMGCIVNGPGEMADADYGYVGSGPGKVTLYRGKEAVKKNISSTNALDELIGIIVEDGNWIDI, from the coding sequence ATGAATACTGCTTCCATCAAAACGCTGCCGGGCCGTTATTGTAATTCGCTAACCGAATATTCGCGTTTTGTAACGCGCGAGGTGGCCATTGGCGATGTGCCGATGGGCGGCAATAACCCCATCCGCATCCAAAGCATGACCACCACCGATACCATGGATACCATCGGTACGGTGGAGCAGTCGATCAGGATGATTGAAGCGGGTTGTGAATATGTGCGCATCACCGCGCCAAGTATTAAGGAAGCAAAAAACCTGGCCGAGATCAAAAAACAACTGCGGGCAAGGGGTTATACAGCGCCTTTGGTGGCTGATATCCACTTCACCCCAAACGCTGCCGAAGTTGCCGCAAGGATAGTGGAAAAAGTGCGCGTAAACCCCGGCAATTATGCCGACAAAAAGAAATTCGACCAGATAGATTATACCGATGTTGAATACCAGGGCGAACTGGAACGCATTTACCAGAAGTTTGCCCCATTGGTAAAAATCTGCAAGGAATATGGCACGGCTATGCGCATCGGCACCAACCATGGCTCGCTGAGCGACAGGATCATGAGCCGTTATGGCGACACCCCGCAGGGCATGGTAGAGTCGGCGATGGAATTTATGCGGATTTGTGAAACGCTGAATTACTATAACCTGGTGATCAGCATGAAATCGAGCAACCCGCAGGTAATGGTGCAGGCTTACCGCCTGCTGGTAGAAACCATGGTTGCCGAAGGAATGAACTACCCGCTGCACCTGGGCGTTACCGAAGCCGGCGACGGCGAAGACGGCCGCATTAAATCAGCAGTTGGGATCGGTACCCTGCTGGAAGATGGCCTGGGTGATACTGTACGTGTATCCCTTACGGAAGAACCTGAAGCAGAAGCGCCGGTGGCGATTGCCCTTGTTAATCGATACGTTGCGAGAAGCCGTGGAACAAAAGACCATGGACCATGGACCATGGACCATGGTCAAAATACACCTCAGGCGCACAATCCCTACGAATATAAGCGCCGTGCAACTTACGAAGCCAACACTTTTATTGGCGGGCATATGGTGCCGAGGGTGGTTATTGATCTGTCAAATAAAAATTTAAAAGACCCTGCTGTGCTGAATGATGCAGGTTACCTGTACGCTCCTTTGCTGGATAAATACAACATGGCCGACCAATCGGTTGATTTTGTTTACCTGGCAGATAGTTTGCCGTCATTTAATTTTCCCGGCAATTTAAAACAGTTATACAATTATGCCACCTGGTTAAAACTGGCGGATAAAACCATGTGCCACCCGGTATTTACACTGAACGAATTTGTAAACGCAGCCGATCGTTCATCAGCCTTAAACCTGGTAAAGCTAAAACACGCCGATATTGATTCGGATGATTTTGGCGCCTTGCCATTTGACACCTCGCTGATATTTGTTTTGGAGACTGATGAGCTGCATGGCATGGCCGACCAGCGCGCTTTCTTTTTTAAGATGGAGGAGTTGGGGCTGGATGTACCGGTTATCATTAAAAGAGATTATTCTTTTGAGTCCGAAAGTCCGAAAGTCCGAAAGTCCGAAAGTTTAGAGGTACAAGACGATAAAAAAGTCTCTCCGCCGATGGGCGGGGGAGATTTAGAGGGGGCTGCTACCAGGCTACAACTCTACTCCGCCACCGATCTCGGCGCTTTGCTGGTTGATGGTTTTGGCGACGGGATCTGGATTGATGCCCCGGAGGTTGAAACCAAAGTGATCACCTCAACAGCCTTCGGTATTTTACAGGCCACCCGTTCACGTATCTCAAAAACCGAATACATCAGTTGCCCCAGCTGCGGCCGTACATTGTTCGACCTGATGGAAACCACGCAGATGATCCGCAGCCGTACAAGTCACCTTAAAGGTTTAAAAATCGGCATTATGGGTTGTATTGTAAATGGCCCCGGCGAAATGGCCGATGCTGACTATGGTTATGTAGGTTCCGGCCCGGGAAAAGTAACCTTGTATAGGGGTAAAGAAGCCGTGAAGAAAAACATATCCTCAACAAATGCGCTTGACGAACTGATCGGCATTATTGTTGAAGATGGCAACTGGATAGACATTTGA
- a CDS encoding Txe/YoeB family addiction module toxin produces the protein MIIRFTKQADVDLDYFRRSGNRQAVKKIKELLESISEDPFKGIGQPEPLKYSLSGAWSRRITSEHRLVYEVEDEIIYILSLKGHY, from the coding sequence GTGATCATCAGGTTTACCAAACAGGCAGATGTTGACCTGGATTACTTCAGAAGATCCGGCAATAGGCAAGCCGTAAAAAAGATAAAAGAATTGCTCGAATCTATTAGCGAAGATCCATTTAAGGGCATTGGACAACCTGAACCATTAAAATATAGTCTTTCCGGCGCTTGGTCAAGAAGGATCACATCAGAGCACAGATTGGTATATGAAGTAGAAGATGAAATAATCTACATTCTTTCTCTAAAAGGCCACTATTAA
- a CDS encoding DUF2683 family protein: MKIGIGVNHHFDKKYINLYMATLIVHPKDKEQLTIIKTFMKAFKISFEEAKSPYDPEFVAKIQESREQVKRGETREVNIADL, translated from the coding sequence ATGAAAATAGGTATCGGCGTAAATCATCACTTTGATAAAAAATATATAAATTTGTATATGGCAACATTGATCGTCCACCCCAAAGACAAGGAGCAGCTAACAATCATAAAGACTTTTATGAAAGCTTTTAAAATTTCTTTTGAAGAAGCGAAATCGCCTTACGACCCTGAATTTGTGGCTAAAATACAAGAAAGCCGCGAACAGGTTAAGAGAGGTGAAACGAGAGAGGTTAATATTGCCGATCTGTGA
- a CDS encoding phosphotransferase, protein MLSVINSTFSPFHLGSFIRQQYNLRPDTVCTLLKTGINDSFLINDGASKFVYRVYSLNWRTRSEILEEIRLLNLLHSNHVPVSYPLLNIHGEYIEELKAPEGLRFGVLFTFAKGEKLLNFPIELHYQTGVIMAGMHRLTNGIKLGRVSYSAEEIMEDSFEQLKKFLPSGTAEMDFMVSAQKYLLDEFAHFDESQLRKGAVHMDIWFDNISIDQEAGITLFDFDFCGNGWLCYDVAYYILQLNSTEKDDAECKLKTEAFLNGYESVTGLTAEERRIIPHLGVALYFFYLGIQCRRFDNWSNTFLNEMYLKRFINLLVKRYFKKNGLG, encoded by the coding sequence ATGCTGTCTGTTATTAATTCTACCTTTTCTCCATTTCACCTCGGCTCATTTATCAGGCAACAATATAATTTAAGGCCGGATACTGTTTGTACACTTTTAAAAACGGGCATCAACGATTCTTTTTTAATAAACGATGGCGCCAGTAAATTTGTATACCGGGTTTATAGCCTGAATTGGAGAACCAGATCAGAAATTCTGGAAGAGATCCGGTTATTGAATTTGCTGCATTCAAATCATGTGCCGGTATCGTATCCCCTGCTGAATATACACGGAGAATATATCGAAGAACTTAAAGCACCTGAAGGGCTGCGCTTTGGGGTATTGTTCACTTTCGCAAAAGGCGAAAAACTGCTCAATTTCCCGATTGAACTGCATTACCAAACCGGTGTAATTATGGCAGGGATGCACCGGTTAACCAATGGTATTAAACTTGGAAGGGTAAGCTATTCGGCAGAGGAGATCATGGAAGATTCATTTGAGCAGCTAAAAAAGTTTTTGCCTTCCGGCACGGCCGAGATGGATTTTATGGTATCGGCCCAAAAATACCTGCTTGATGAATTTGCGCACTTTGATGAAAGCCAACTGAGAAAAGGCGCCGTACATATGGATATCTGGTTTGATAATATCAGTATCGACCAGGAAGCGGGTATCACTCTTTTTGACTTTGATTTTTGCGGCAACGGCTGGCTGTGTTATGACGTGGCCTATTATATTTTGCAATTAAACAGCACCGAAAAAGATGATGCCGAATGCAAATTAAAAACCGAAGCTTTTTTAAATGGCTATGAATCGGTTACCGGGCTAACTGCCGAAGAGAGGCGCATCATCCCCCACCTGGGTGTGGCATTATACTTTTTTTACCTGGGCATCCAGTGCCGCAGGTTTGATAATTGGTCGAATACGTTTTTAAATGAAATGTATTTAAAGCGGTTTATTAACTTGCTGGTAAAAAGGTATTTTAAGAAGAATGGGTTGGGGTGA
- a CDS encoding CBS domain-containing protein translates to MKKVSNILTRKGSSVVAIDGSTTVLDALKLMSDKNIGSVVITEDGAYAGLLTERDYARKVILQGKSSLETQVREIMSTHFPRMIPENSVETCMHVMSENNIRYLPVFTKDDKLCGIVSISDVVTETILSHEETIEHLKSYIQS, encoded by the coding sequence ATGAAAAAAGTTTCCAATATCCTTACCCGTAAGGGGAGCAGCGTTGTCGCCATTGATGGCAGTACCACGGTGTTAGACGCATTGAAATTAATGTCCGACAAAAATATTGGCTCGGTTGTGATTACTGAGGATGGCGCATATGCCGGCTTGCTCACCGAGCGCGATTACGCCCGCAAAGTGATCCTCCAGGGAAAATCTTCATTGGAAACCCAGGTAAGGGAGATCATGAGTACCCATTTCCCCCGTATGATCCCCGAAAATTCGGTTGAAACCTGCATGCACGTAATGAGCGAAAATAATATCCGCTACCTGCCTGTTTTTACCAAAGACGACAAACTCTGCGGTATTGTCTCCATCAGCGACGTGGTAACGGAAACCATCCTTTCGCATGAGGAAACCATTGAACACCTGAAGAGTTATATTCAATCTTAA
- a CDS encoding 3-keto-disaccharide hydrolase translates to MKRLLLVIPALIAVNSLKAQTVSLFDGKTTTGWHSYLKTGAGAWKVVDGALQLDPKAPDQGDLVTDKEYENYELSLAWKIAEGGNSGIIFGVHEDPSLDATYLSGIEMQVLDDQKAEDNKLATHRAGALYDMKAPAYPAKPAGNWNKVTIKKLNGHLTFWLNGKKVIDTQIGSAEWQEMINKSKFKTWKDFAAYPKGHIALQDHGAVVSFKDIKIKEL, encoded by the coding sequence ATGAAAAGACTCTTGTTAGTTATCCCGGCGTTAATTGCCGTAAATTCACTGAAAGCACAAACGGTTAGCTTGTTTGATGGAAAAACCACCACCGGCTGGCATAGCTATTTAAAAACCGGGGCCGGTGCATGGAAAGTTGTTGACGGCGCCCTTCAGCTTGACCCGAAAGCACCTGACCAGGGCGACCTGGTCACCGATAAAGAATATGAGAATTACGAACTATCATTAGCGTGGAAGATTGCAGAGGGCGGCAACAGTGGTATCATTTTCGGTGTTCATGAAGATCCTTCTTTAGATGCTACTTACCTTTCCGGTATTGAGATGCAGGTATTGGATGATCAGAAAGCGGAAGATAACAAACTCGCTACGCACCGCGCCGGCGCTTTGTATGACATGAAGGCCCCGGCTTATCCGGCAAAACCTGCCGGCAACTGGAATAAGGTAACCATCAAAAAACTGAACGGGCACCTTACCTTTTGGCTGAACGGTAAAAAAGTAATTGATACCCAGATCGGCAGCGCCGAATGGCAGGAAATGATTAATAAAAGCAAATTTAAAACCTGGAAAGATTTTGCCGCCTATCCCAAAGGCCATATTGCTTTGCAGGACCATGGCGCCGTAGTTTCATTTAAGGATATAAAAATTAAAGAATTGTAA